In the genome of Euzebya sp., one region contains:
- a CDS encoding NADP-dependent malic enzyme, translating to MAGDQLTPQAHEVPVESPSVSHTHVLHIRAGADLGAVEAALAAGGGQVVTVPALRRPAPEGTVAVAVRAASVDHAARLVELVAGLADVEVAADVDVVAERHDGGKLRITATSEVRDLTDLAFVYTPGVARPCLDIAEDPERAYELTIKRNAVAVVSDGSAVLGLGDIGALAAMPVMEGKAILLRDLAGVDAYPICLDERDPDRLVDIIAALSTGFGGINLEDISAPRCFEVEGKLRRRLDIPVFHDDQHGTAVVVLAALINAAAVVGKDLADLRVVVQGIGAAGIAVANLLMAAGVRDLVGVDQDGIVTARRKEARDPIFRRFGKQTNPRELTGAKEVALRDADVFIGLSAGNTLSLAQLELMSPDRIVFAMANPTPEIDPVLAREHAAVVATGRSDFPNQINNVLCFPGLFRGLLDVRASNVNDEVSLAASRAIAGIVAEDLTADCIIPSPLDRRVVPAVARAVAETAARTGVART from the coding sequence GTGGCTGGCGACCAGCTGACCCCCCAGGCGCACGAGGTGCCCGTCGAGAGCCCGAGCGTCAGCCACACCCACGTCCTGCACATCCGCGCAGGTGCGGATCTGGGTGCGGTCGAGGCCGCCCTCGCCGCCGGGGGCGGGCAGGTCGTCACCGTGCCGGCCCTCCGCCGCCCCGCGCCCGAGGGCACGGTGGCCGTCGCCGTCCGCGCGGCGTCGGTGGACCACGCCGCCCGCCTGGTCGAGCTGGTCGCCGGGCTGGCGGACGTCGAGGTGGCCGCGGACGTCGACGTGGTCGCCGAGCGCCACGACGGCGGCAAGCTGCGGATCACGGCGACGTCGGAGGTCCGTGACCTGACCGACCTCGCGTTCGTCTACACCCCCGGCGTCGCGCGGCCGTGCCTCGACATCGCCGAGGACCCCGAGCGCGCGTACGAGTTGACCATCAAGCGGAACGCGGTGGCGGTCGTCAGCGACGGGTCGGCGGTGCTCGGCCTCGGCGACATCGGCGCGCTGGCGGCCATGCCGGTCATGGAGGGCAAGGCCATCCTGCTGCGCGACCTCGCCGGCGTGGACGCCTACCCGATCTGCCTGGACGAGCGCGACCCCGACCGGCTGGTCGACATCATCGCCGCCCTGTCGACGGGGTTCGGCGGGATCAACCTCGAGGACATCTCCGCGCCGCGCTGCTTCGAGGTCGAGGGCAAGCTCCGCCGCCGTCTCGACATCCCGGTCTTCCACGACGACCAGCACGGCACCGCGGTCGTGGTGCTCGCCGCCCTGATCAACGCCGCGGCCGTGGTCGGCAAGGACCTGGCCGACCTGCGGGTCGTCGTGCAGGGCATCGGCGCGGCGGGGATCGCGGTGGCCAACCTGCTGATGGCCGCGGGGGTGCGCGACCTCGTCGGCGTGGACCAGGACGGCATCGTCACCGCGCGCCGCAAGGAGGCGCGCGACCCGATCTTCCGCCGCTTCGGCAAGCAGACCAACCCGCGCGAGCTCACCGGGGCGAAGGAGGTCGCCCTGCGCGACGCCGACGTGTTCATCGGGCTGTCGGCGGGGAACACGCTGAGCCTGGCCCAGCTGGAGCTGATGTCGCCGGACCGGATCGTCTTCGCGATGGCGAACCCGACGCCCGAGATCGACCCGGTCCTGGCCCGCGAGCACGCCGCGGTCGTGGCCACCGGCCGCAGCGACTTCCCGAACCAGATCAACAACGTCCTGTGCTTCCCCGGCCTGTTCCGGGGGCTGCTCGACGTCCGCGCGTCCAACGTGAACGACGAGGTGTCCCTGGCGGCGTCCCGCGCGATCGCCGGGATCGTCGCCGAGGACCTGACCGCGGACTGCATCATCCCCTCCCCCCTCGACCGCCGGGTCGTCCCGGCCGTGGCGCGGGCGGTGGCCGAGACCGCGGCGCGGACCGGAGTGGCCCGGACCTGA
- a CDS encoding iron dependent repressor, metal binding and dimerization domain protein, which produces MTPLIDATEMYLRTVWELQEEGVPALRARLVERLGVSAPAVSETVARLQDDGLVILDADRRVQLTERGRHLAASVMRKHRLAERLLTDVIGLDYELVHTEACRWEHVISDEVEQRLIQVLGEPDTSPYGNPIPDGDATQVWTDYVTARQAAAAGQSGTITRISERLQYDVDLMRELHAAGVLPGALASCAVQGPDVVLTIDGATVTLSPDAAELVWLATS; this is translated from the coding sequence ATGACGCCGCTCATTGATGCGACCGAGATGTACCTGCGCACCGTGTGGGAGCTGCAGGAGGAGGGGGTTCCCGCGTTGCGGGCGCGCCTGGTCGAGCGCCTCGGCGTGTCCGCGCCGGCGGTCAGCGAGACCGTGGCCCGGCTGCAGGACGACGGGCTCGTGATCCTCGACGCCGACCGGCGCGTCCAGCTGACCGAGCGGGGCCGGCACCTGGCCGCCAGCGTGATGCGCAAGCACCGCCTGGCCGAACGGCTCCTGACCGACGTGATCGGGCTCGACTACGAGCTGGTCCACACCGAGGCGTGCCGCTGGGAGCACGTCATCTCCGACGAGGTCGAGCAGCGGCTGATCCAGGTCCTCGGCGAACCCGACACCTCCCCGTACGGCAACCCCATCCCCGACGGCGACGCGACGCAGGTCTGGACCGACTACGTCACCGCCCGACAGGCCGCTGCCGCCGGTCAGAGCGGCACGATCACCCGGATCTCCGAGCGCCTGCAGTACGACGTGGACCTGATGCGCGAGCTGCACGCCGCGGGGGTGCTCCCCGGGGCGCTGGCCTCCTGCGCGGTCCAGGGCCCCGACGTGGTGCTGACCATCGACGGCGCCACGGTCACGCTGTCACCCGACGCAGCCGAGCTGGTGTGGCTGGCGACCAGCTGA